One window from the genome of Thermaerobacter marianensis DSM 12885 encodes:
- a CDS encoding MerR family transcriptional regulator translates to MSRHRNLPLYSIGAVSNLTGLSERRIRYYEQAGLVRPARTAGNQRRYSQADVERLLEIKGLLQQGLHLDDIRRRLLERRRREAIMGPPDVPVALAAVAADPWPLPVSGRGGRGAEPGLPRIDRLFRGPAPAVPGVGTARTLYPALDPAVLYQARRHQRPRDGRPWDRLPRPGRDARDARDGKEGGAGGDGLRSPQGPGRRGTPGEGAGHDGPAAG, encoded by the coding sequence GTGTCCCGGCACCGCAACCTACCCCTCTATTCCATCGGCGCCGTGTCCAACCTGACGGGCCTGAGCGAGCGCCGCATCCGCTACTACGAGCAGGCGGGCCTGGTGCGCCCGGCCCGGACGGCGGGCAACCAGCGGCGCTACAGCCAGGCCGACGTCGAGCGACTGCTGGAGATCAAGGGGTTGTTGCAGCAGGGGCTCCACCTGGACGACATCCGCCGCCGCCTGCTGGAGCGCCGCCGCCGGGAAGCGATCATGGGCCCGCCTGACGTACCGGTCGCCCTGGCGGCCGTCGCCGCCGATCCGTGGCCGCTCCCCGTGTCGGGCCGCGGGGGGCGGGGAGCCGAACCCGGCCTGCCCCGGATCGACCGGCTCTTCCGCGGCCCCGCACCCGCGGTACCCGGCGTCGGCACGGCGCGCACCCTGTATCCGGCCCTGGATCCGGCCGTGCTCTACCAGGCCCGCCGCCACCAGCGGCCGCGGGACGGGCGGCCGTGGGACCGGTTGCCGCGGCCCGGCCGGGATGCCCGGGACGCCAGGGACGGCAAGGAGGGCGGGGCCGGCGGGGACGGGCTGCGCTCGCCCCAGGGACCCGGCCGGCGGGGCACGCCGGGAGAGGGGGCGGGGCACGATGGGCCGGCCGCCGGCTGA